In one Heteronotia binoei isolate CCM8104 ecotype False Entrance Well chromosome 1, APGP_CSIRO_Hbin_v1, whole genome shotgun sequence genomic region, the following are encoded:
- the SGK1 gene encoding serine/threonine-protein kinase Sgk1 isoform X2: protein MTVKTEASGSTLTYSKMRGMVAILIAFMKQRRMGLNDFIQKIATNSYACKHPEVQSILKISQPQEPELMNANPSPPPSPSQQINLGPSSNPHAKPSDFHFLKVIGKGSFGKVLLARHKAEEQFYAVKVLQKKAILKKKEEKHIMSERNVLLKNVKHPFLVGLHFSFQTADKLYFVLDYINGGELFYHLQRERCFLEPRARFYAAEIASALGYLHSLNIVYRDLKPENILLDSQGHIVLTDFGLCKENIEHNGTTSTFCGTPEYLAPEVLHKQPYDRTVDWWCLGAVLFEMLYGLPPFYSRNTAEMYDNILNKPLQLKPNITNSARHLLEGLLQKDRTKRLGAKEDFMEIKNHIFFSPINWDDLINKKITPPFNPNVSGPNDLRHFDPEFTEEPVPNSIGQSPDSILITASVKEAAEAFLGFSYAPPMDSFL, encoded by the exons ATGACAGTCAAAACTGAAGCTTCGGGATCCACGCTCACCTATTCAAAGATGAGGGGCATGGTGGCCATACTCATCG ctTTCATGAAACAGAGGAGAATGGGGCTGAATGACTTCATTCAAAAAATCGCTACCAATTCCTATGCATGCAAGCA ccctgaagTTCAATCTATTTTGAAAATCTCCCAGCCTCAAGAGCCTGAACTTATGAATGCCAATCCTTCACCTCCA CCCAGTCCATCACAACAAATTAATCTTGGGCCTTCATCTAATCCTCATGCTAAACCATCAGATTTCCATTTCCTGAAAGTTATTGGAAAAGGCAGTTTTGGCAAG GTCCTTCTGGCAAGGCACAAGGCAGAAGAGCAATTTTATGCAGTGAAAGTACTCCAAAAGAAAGCAATCCTGAAAAAGAAAGAG GAGAAGCACATAATGTCTGAACGCAATGTCTTGCTGAAGAATGTGAAGCACCCTTTCCTAGTAGGACTCCACTTTTCTTTCCAGACTGCAGACAAACTGTACTTTGTGCTAGACTACATCAATGGTGGTGAG TTGTTTTATCATCTCCAGAGGGAACGTTGCTTCCTAGAACCAAGAGCTCGTTTTTATGCTGCTGAAATAGCCAGTGCACTGGGTTACTTGCATTCTCTAAATATTGTCTATCG GGACTTGAAGCCAGAGAACATCTTACTTGATTCTCAGGGCCACATTGTCCTGACCGACTTTGGCCTCTGCAAGGAGAACATAGAGCACAATGGCACAACTTCCACATTTTGTGGCACACCCGAG TACCTTGCCCCTGAAGTCCTTCACAAGCAACCCTATGACCGAACTGTTGATTGGTGGTGCCTTGGAGCAGTTTTGTTTGAGATGCTTTATGGACTG CCTCCATTCTATAGTAGAAACACAGCAGAAATGTATGACAACATCTTGAACAAACCTCTGCAGCTGAAGCCAAATATCACCAACTCTGCTCGACACCTTTTGGAAGGTCTTTTGCAAAAGGACAGAACCAAGAGGCTGGGTGCCAAGGAAGACTTT ATGGAGATTAAGAATCACATCTTCTTCTCTCCAATTAACTGGGATGATCTCATTAATAAGAAGATTACACCCCCTTTTAACCCCAATGTG AGCGGCCCCAATGACCTGCGACACTTTGACCCTGAGTTTACGGAGGAACCTGTCCCTAACTCCATTGGCCAGTCGCCAGACAGCATACTCATCACTGCCAGCGTTAAGGAGGCTGCAGAGGCTTTTTTGGGGTTCTCCTATGCACCCCCCATGGATTCTTTCTTGTga